In one window of Nocardiopsis aegyptia DNA:
- a CDS encoding tetratricopeptide repeat protein, whose protein sequence is MEESTYETFNRARMFLELGDPIYAARTLEPIVEDEPESRSLLELLGLSYFHSAQLNKAERTFRRIIELDPVDNWAHIALARTLERQNRHDEASTYRRMHAVMSGGSLD, encoded by the coding sequence GTGGAAGAGAGCACCTACGAAACCTTCAACCGGGCCCGTATGTTCTTGGAGCTGGGCGACCCCATCTACGCCGCCCGCACGCTCGAACCCATCGTCGAGGACGAGCCGGAGAGCCGCTCCCTGCTGGAACTGCTGGGCCTGTCGTATTTCCATTCGGCGCAGCTCAACAAGGCCGAGCGGACCTTCCGCCGCATCATCGAGCTGGACCCGGTGGACAACTGGGCCCACATCGCGCTGGCGCGCACGCTGGAGCGGCAGAACCGGCACGACGAGGCGTCCACCTACCGCCGCATGCACGCGGTGATGTCGGGCGGCTCCCTGGACTAG
- a CDS encoding beta-class carbonic anhydrase produces the protein MSAHSTPGHDDFADVFAANDDYAAQFSMSGLKPLAARGLALVTCMDSRIEPLDMLGLKPGDAKILRNAGARVTDDTLRTLVLAVYLLGVDRVLVLPHTRCKMASVENDDVVHDLIQEEYGVDTRSLEFHTNSDQLGALKHDLERIRHHPLLPQGLPVAGAVYDVDTGRISPVDA, from the coding sequence ATGAGTGCGCACAGCACGCCCGGCCACGACGACTTCGCGGACGTCTTCGCCGCCAACGACGACTACGCCGCCCAGTTCTCCATGAGCGGCCTCAAGCCGCTGGCCGCCCGCGGCCTTGCCCTGGTGACCTGCATGGACTCCAGGATCGAGCCGTTGGACATGCTCGGCCTCAAGCCGGGGGACGCCAAGATCCTGCGCAACGCGGGCGCGCGCGTCACCGACGACACGCTGCGCACCCTGGTCCTGGCCGTGTACCTGCTCGGCGTGGACCGCGTCCTGGTCCTGCCGCACACGCGCTGCAAGATGGCCTCCGTGGAGAACGACGACGTCGTGCACGACCTCATCCAGGAGGAGTACGGCGTGGACACCCGCAGCCTGGAGTTCCACACCAACAGCGACCAGCTGGGCGCGCTCAAGCACGACCTGGAGCGCATCCGCCACCACCCCCTGCTGCCGCAGGGCCTGCCGGTGGCGGGCGCGGTCTACGACGTCGACACCGGCCGCATCTCGCCGGTGGACGCCTGA